A single Atopobiaceae bacterium DNA region contains:
- the truA gene encoding tRNA pseudouridine(38-40) synthase TruA → MLVLLLGYRGAGFAGYAEQPGQRTVAGQLRQALETYLRRPVDITCAGRTDAGVHALAQYVSLPVTEAELGIQGRSLLRGLTALTPDDLSVMRAYRAEVGFSARFDALSRTYRYRISAGPSRPVLAWDHAWWLKGRLDVDAMARASKVLVGEHDFASFCKTSSALGRPTCRYVSDLSVGEVDECGERLIAIDVCGNAFLHSMVRTIAGTLVEVGSGRRSVEWVSEALAACDRRAAGPCAPARGLTFVAVDYPSDSLVPWK, encoded by the coding sequence ATGCTCGTCCTCTTGCTCGGATATCGAGGGGCTGGCTTTGCGGGTTATGCCGAGCAGCCTGGACAGCGCACGGTGGCCGGTCAGCTCAGGCAGGCGCTCGAGACCTATCTACGTCGTCCCGTCGACATCACGTGCGCTGGGCGCACGGATGCTGGCGTCCATGCGCTCGCACAGTATGTGAGCCTGCCTGTCACGGAGGCCGAGCTCGGCATCCAGGGCAGGAGCCTGCTCCGTGGGCTCACGGCGCTCACCCCCGACGACCTGTCCGTCATGCGGGCCTATCGCGCCGAGGTCGGCTTCTCCGCACGATTCGACGCGCTCTCGAGGACATACCGATACCGCATCAGCGCCGGCCCGTCCCGCCCGGTGCTCGCCTGGGACCATGCCTGGTGGCTCAAGGGGAGGCTTGACGTCGATGCCATGGCGCGGGCCTCAAAGGTGCTCGTGGGCGAGCATGACTTCGCGAGCTTCTGCAAGACGTCCTCCGCGTTAGGCCGTCCGACCTGCCGGTATGTCAGCGACCTGTCGGTGGGAGAGGTCGACGAGTGCGGCGAGCGCCTCATCGCGATCGACGTCTGCGGCAATGCCTTCCTCCATTCCATGGTGCGCACCATCGCGGGCACGCTCGTCGAGGTGGGCTCCGGCCGCCGATCGGTCGAGTGGGTCTCCGAGGCGCTCGCGGCCTGCGACCGCCGCGCTGCGGGTCCCTGCGCCCCGGCCCGCGGGCTCACCTTCGTCGCGGTGGACTATCCCTCGGACTCGCTCGTTCCCTGGAAGTAG